The following are encoded together in the Zonotrichia albicollis isolate bZonAlb1 chromosome 10, bZonAlb1.hap1, whole genome shotgun sequence genome:
- the NEMP2 gene encoding nuclear envelope integral membrane protein 2 isoform X2: MVSLLLSKPRWFSSSPQRHGGQNRRGWRTVSLQTGPSAPHKLRTPRVEPRAAGGPAGGAGSGAAPPLPRPAWAARAEPGAGGGCMGPAWPPRRRQRPRARPGPGLLLLLVRLALPGAAAGSGEAPPAGKNCSLLQEMDVIQKQDENCYCYVQNRTMHLQYLWSTIQIKVNSRERFRFEPISEKNNCRNSETVFEFVACAVQILWKPETCTETFLSIKQYGEDICFKIQPFKIEPYVVRVKREMLDGKLLFLFVAGIFLFHFANSLSRSAKFFYLSGVILGVLALLVFVLLTLKRFIPRHSTFWILMSGSWMVSLYFIYCFKENIQWLWSEHKIYLLGYFLAVGITSFAISYQHGPLTTELSITLFTWTLQLTAFVLIYFGVTIPQVAYAVIAVSLCSKGLCYPLGAACHIARKMKHHFKSKKLVFKYLTEEEYREQGESETIRALEELRSFCRSPDFPSWIAVSKLQAPHSRWLRVNMRAQSGTEVTLRN; encoded by the exons ATGGtttccctcctcctttccaAGCCACGATGgttttcctcctcccctcaaCGCCACGGAGGGCAGAATAGGAGGGGATGGCGGACTGTCTCCCTTCAGACGGGTCCCTCAGCCCCGCACAAGCTCAGGACGCCGCGGGTGGAGCCCCGGGCCGCCGGCGGCCCCGCGGGGGGAGCGGGCAGCGGGGCCGCAccgcccctgccccgccctGCGTGGGCCGCGAGGGCCGAACCCGGAGCCGGCGGCGGCTGCATGGGTCCGGCGTggccgccccgccgccggcaGCGCCCGCGggcccgcccggggccggggctgctgctgctgctcgtcCGGCTGGCGCTGCCCGGGGCGGCCGCGGGCAGCGGGGAGGCGCCGCCAGCAG GTAAAAACTGCAGCTTATTGCAGGAAATGGATGTTATCCAGAAGCAGGATGAAAACTGTTACTGCTATGTGCAAAACAGAACCATGCACTTACAGTACCTGTGGTCAACCATCCAG ATAAAAGTTAACAGCAGAGAAAGATTCCGGTTTGAGcctatttcagaaaaaaacaactgCCGGAATTCAGAAACTGTTTTTGAGTTTGTTGCATGTGCTGTTCAAATCCTCTGGAAGCCAGAGACATGTACAGAAACTTTTCTGAGCATAAAACAATATGGAGAGGACATTTGTTTCAAAATCCAGCCCTTCAAAATTGAACCATACGTTGTGAGGGTGAAAAGAGAAA TGCTAGATGGAAAGctcttgtttttgtttgtaGCTGGAATTTTTCTATTCCATTTTGCAAACAGCCTGAGCAG GAGTGCCAAGTTCTTTTACCTTTCTGGAGTAATACTGGGTGTTCTTGCTCTGCTAGTCTTTGTCCTGTTGACACTTAAAAGGTTTATTCCAAGG cACAGTACCTTCTGGATTTTAATGAGTGGCTCCTGGATGGTCTCTCTCTATTTTATTTACTGCTTCAAAGAGAATATACAGTGGTTGTGGTCTGAACACAAAATCTACCTGTTGG GGTATTTTCTGGCTGTGGGGATTACCAGCTTTGCCATTAGCTATCAGCATGGGCCACTGACCACGGAGCTCAGCATAACCTTGTTCACATGGACACTCCAATTAACAGCCTTTGTCCTCATCTACtttggagtcaccatccctcaaGTTGCATATGCAGTCATAGCAGTCAGCCTCTGCTCCAAAGGCCTCTGTTACcccctgggtgctgcctgtCACATTGCCAG AAAAATGAAGCATCACTTTAAATCAAAAAAATTGGTGTTTAAATACCTTACTGAAGAGGAGTATCGAGAACAAGGTGAGAGTGAAACGATCCGAGCTCTGGAGGAGCTGCGCTCGTTCTGCAGGAGCCCTGACTTCCCATCATGGATAGCTGTATCCAAACTCCAGGCGCCACACAG CAGGTGGCTTCGAGTGAATATGAGAGCACAAAGTGGGACTGAGGTGACCTTAAGGAACTGA
- the NEMP2 gene encoding nuclear envelope integral membrane protein 2 isoform X3, with product MVSLLLSKPRWFSSSPQRHGGQNRRGWRTVSLQTGPSAPHKLRTPRVEPRAAGGPAGGAGSGAAPPLPRPAWAARAEPGAGGGCMGPAWPPRRRQRPRARPGPGLLLLLVRLALPGAAAGSGEAPPAGKNCSLLQEMDVIQKQDENCYCYVQNRTMHLQYLWSTIQIKVNSRERFRFEPISEKNNCRNSETVFEFVACAVQILWKPETCTETFLSIKQYGEDICFKIQPFKIEPYVVRVKREMLDGKLLFLFVAGIFLFHFANSLSRSAKFFYLSGVILGVLALLVFVLLTLKRFIPRHSTFWILMSGSWMVSLYFIYCFKENIQWLWSEHKIYLLGYFLAVGITSFAISYQHGPLTTELSITLFTWTLQLTAFVLIYFGVTIPQVAYAVIAVSLCSKGLCYPLGAACHIARKMKHHFKSKKLVFKYLTEEEYREQGESETIRALEELRSFCRSPDFPSWIAVSKLQAPHRWLRVNMRAQSGTEVTLRN from the exons ATGGtttccctcctcctttccaAGCCACGATGgttttcctcctcccctcaaCGCCACGGAGGGCAGAATAGGAGGGGATGGCGGACTGTCTCCCTTCAGACGGGTCCCTCAGCCCCGCACAAGCTCAGGACGCCGCGGGTGGAGCCCCGGGCCGCCGGCGGCCCCGCGGGGGGAGCGGGCAGCGGGGCCGCAccgcccctgccccgccctGCGTGGGCCGCGAGGGCCGAACCCGGAGCCGGCGGCGGCTGCATGGGTCCGGCGTggccgccccgccgccggcaGCGCCCGCGggcccgcccggggccggggctgctgctgctgctcgtcCGGCTGGCGCTGCCCGGGGCGGCCGCGGGCAGCGGGGAGGCGCCGCCAGCAG GTAAAAACTGCAGCTTATTGCAGGAAATGGATGTTATCCAGAAGCAGGATGAAAACTGTTACTGCTATGTGCAAAACAGAACCATGCACTTACAGTACCTGTGGTCAACCATCCAG ATAAAAGTTAACAGCAGAGAAAGATTCCGGTTTGAGcctatttcagaaaaaaacaactgCCGGAATTCAGAAACTGTTTTTGAGTTTGTTGCATGTGCTGTTCAAATCCTCTGGAAGCCAGAGACATGTACAGAAACTTTTCTGAGCATAAAACAATATGGAGAGGACATTTGTTTCAAAATCCAGCCCTTCAAAATTGAACCATACGTTGTGAGGGTGAAAAGAGAAA TGCTAGATGGAAAGctcttgtttttgtttgtaGCTGGAATTTTTCTATTCCATTTTGCAAACAGCCTGAGCAG GAGTGCCAAGTTCTTTTACCTTTCTGGAGTAATACTGGGTGTTCTTGCTCTGCTAGTCTTTGTCCTGTTGACACTTAAAAGGTTTATTCCAAGG cACAGTACCTTCTGGATTTTAATGAGTGGCTCCTGGATGGTCTCTCTCTATTTTATTTACTGCTTCAAAGAGAATATACAGTGGTTGTGGTCTGAACACAAAATCTACCTGTTGG GGTATTTTCTGGCTGTGGGGATTACCAGCTTTGCCATTAGCTATCAGCATGGGCCACTGACCACGGAGCTCAGCATAACCTTGTTCACATGGACACTCCAATTAACAGCCTTTGTCCTCATCTACtttggagtcaccatccctcaaGTTGCATATGCAGTCATAGCAGTCAGCCTCTGCTCCAAAGGCCTCTGTTACcccctgggtgctgcctgtCACATTGCCAG AAAAATGAAGCATCACTTTAAATCAAAAAAATTGGTGTTTAAATACCTTACTGAAGAGGAGTATCGAGAACAAGGTGAGAGTGAAACGATCCGAGCTCTGGAGGAGCTGCGCTCGTTCTGCAGGAGCCCTGACTTCCCATCATGGATAGCTGTATCCAAACTCCAGGCGCCACACAG GTGGCTTCGAGTGAATATGAGAGCACAAAGTGGGACTGAGGTGACCTTAAGGAACTGA
- the NEMP2 gene encoding nuclear envelope integral membrane protein 2 isoform X1: MVSLLLSKPRWFSSSPQRHGGQNRRGWRTVSLQTGPSAPHKLRTPRVEPRAAGGPAGGAGSGAAPPLPRPAWAARAEPGAGGGCMGPAWPPRRRQRPRARPGPGLLLLLVRLALPGAAAGSGEAPPAGKNCSLLQEMDVIQKQDENCYCYVQNRTMHLQYLWSTIQIKVNSRERFRFEPISEKNNCRNSETVFEFVACAVQILWKPETCTETFLSIKQYGEDICFKIQPFKIEPYVVRVKREMLDGKLLFLFVAGIFLFHFANSLSRSAKFFYLSGVILGVLALLVFVLLTLKRFIPRHSTFWILMSGSWMVSLYFIYCFKENIQWLWSEHKIYLLGYFLAVGITSFAISYQHGPLTTELSITLFTWTLQLTAFVLIYFGVTIPQVAYAVIAVSLCSKGLCYPLGAACHIARKMKHHFKSKKLVFKYLTEEEYREQGESETIRALEELRSFCRSPDFPSWIAVSKLQAPHRFAAFVLGSPHVSAAETKAHDEQYGIGSFFLEEQLFETRAQFEQDEPADSVHEEDEENENEMHSQIPFPYATELL; encoded by the exons ATGGtttccctcctcctttccaAGCCACGATGgttttcctcctcccctcaaCGCCACGGAGGGCAGAATAGGAGGGGATGGCGGACTGTCTCCCTTCAGACGGGTCCCTCAGCCCCGCACAAGCTCAGGACGCCGCGGGTGGAGCCCCGGGCCGCCGGCGGCCCCGCGGGGGGAGCGGGCAGCGGGGCCGCAccgcccctgccccgccctGCGTGGGCCGCGAGGGCCGAACCCGGAGCCGGCGGCGGCTGCATGGGTCCGGCGTggccgccccgccgccggcaGCGCCCGCGggcccgcccggggccggggctgctgctgctgctcgtcCGGCTGGCGCTGCCCGGGGCGGCCGCGGGCAGCGGGGAGGCGCCGCCAGCAG GTAAAAACTGCAGCTTATTGCAGGAAATGGATGTTATCCAGAAGCAGGATGAAAACTGTTACTGCTATGTGCAAAACAGAACCATGCACTTACAGTACCTGTGGTCAACCATCCAG ATAAAAGTTAACAGCAGAGAAAGATTCCGGTTTGAGcctatttcagaaaaaaacaactgCCGGAATTCAGAAACTGTTTTTGAGTTTGTTGCATGTGCTGTTCAAATCCTCTGGAAGCCAGAGACATGTACAGAAACTTTTCTGAGCATAAAACAATATGGAGAGGACATTTGTTTCAAAATCCAGCCCTTCAAAATTGAACCATACGTTGTGAGGGTGAAAAGAGAAA TGCTAGATGGAAAGctcttgtttttgtttgtaGCTGGAATTTTTCTATTCCATTTTGCAAACAGCCTGAGCAG GAGTGCCAAGTTCTTTTACCTTTCTGGAGTAATACTGGGTGTTCTTGCTCTGCTAGTCTTTGTCCTGTTGACACTTAAAAGGTTTATTCCAAGG cACAGTACCTTCTGGATTTTAATGAGTGGCTCCTGGATGGTCTCTCTCTATTTTATTTACTGCTTCAAAGAGAATATACAGTGGTTGTGGTCTGAACACAAAATCTACCTGTTGG GGTATTTTCTGGCTGTGGGGATTACCAGCTTTGCCATTAGCTATCAGCATGGGCCACTGACCACGGAGCTCAGCATAACCTTGTTCACATGGACACTCCAATTAACAGCCTTTGTCCTCATCTACtttggagtcaccatccctcaaGTTGCATATGCAGTCATAGCAGTCAGCCTCTGCTCCAAAGGCCTCTGTTACcccctgggtgctgcctgtCACATTGCCAG AAAAATGAAGCATCACTTTAAATCAAAAAAATTGGTGTTTAAATACCTTACTGAAGAGGAGTATCGAGAACAAGGTGAGAGTGAAACGATCCGAGCTCTGGAGGAGCTGCGCTCGTTCTGCAGGAGCCCTGACTTCCCATCATGGATAGCTGTATCCAAACTCCAGGCGCCACACAG GTTTGCAGCTTTTGTTCTGGGATCTCCTCATGTCTCAGCTGCAGAAACAAAGGCACACGATGAGCAGTATGGCATTGGGAGCTTCTTCCTGGAAGAGCAGCTCTTTGAGACAAGGGCACAGTTTGAGCAAGATGAGCCAGCCGATTCTGTCCATGAAGAAGATGAGgagaatgaaaatgaaatgcatTCACAAATTCCATTTCCATATGCTactgagctgctctga